From the genome of Candidatus Electrothrix communis, one region includes:
- a CDS encoding Smr/MutS family protein, with product MQLFCEVCGNEVVSGINRCPFCESELKFSTPGQSIPHREVNLKRGMPTVEQALSRLERELEQAKIEKCRVLTLIHGYGSSGRGGVIREEIREKLQFLKYRGEINDILAGESFSTRTGPGRNLVRRFPFLRQHRDLNKGNRGITLVVL from the coding sequence ATGCAACTTTTCTGTGAGGTCTGCGGTAACGAGGTGGTCTCGGGTATCAACCGTTGCCCTTTTTGCGAGTCTGAGCTCAAATTCTCTACTCCTGGGCAGAGCATTCCCCACCGGGAGGTTAATCTGAAGCGTGGTATGCCCACAGTAGAGCAGGCCTTAAGCCGACTTGAACGCGAGCTGGAGCAGGCCAAAATAGAAAAATGCCGTGTACTCACGCTGATCCACGGTTACGGCTCCTCGGGTCGCGGCGGTGTGATCCGGGAAGAAATTCGAGAAAAATTACAATTTCTCAAGTATCGCGGCGAGATTAATGATATCCTTGCCGGAGAGAGCTTCAGTACTCGGACCGGCCCCGGACGCAATCTGGTGCGTCGTTTCCCTTTTCTTCGTCAACACCGTGACCTCAACAAAGGCAA
- a CDS encoding bifunctional (p)ppGpp synthetase/guanosine-3',5'-bis(diphosphate) 3'-pyrophosphohydrolase, producing MADLDELKNTAGEYLSEDDLGTLEDAYAFALARHKVLLHSSGGSYISHLLDVANTVASMRLDLDTIIASLLHGVLKEGVATLKELEEKFGPNVANIVNGTTRITNVRYDSKMAYQAENIRKLFLAMGSDIRVLLVKLADRLHDMLLLRRESEDKQRQLSRETMDLYAPLASRLGIDWLKRELEDLSFQYLFPAEYKELMGHLVSTLGEREKYVDEVIGILRDKLKKNEVIPVRVIGRPKHLYSIYKKLVVQNIPIEQVYDKVAFRIIVNTVKECYEALGTIHGNWTPVPGRIKDFISAPKSNNYQSLHTTVAGPGDHFIEIQIRTEEMDRVAQEGVAAHWAYKEGQKINNRDARLFKDLKKLVKNLQEVEDPSEFLDSVRGELFDPDVYALTPNGEVREMPRGSTPIDFAYAIHTAVGDKCTGARVNGRLVQLKYELQNGDIVEIITSKNQHPKRAWLQLVKTSRARAKIRQWLRREDKEKTLEEGREICERELKQLDTSLKKLIKSGHLRFLLEELRCNSLDDLLAKMGIGAITARHLERALIPKEIQQQQEEQSQEEELLELIEVGQQKPAPSSKGVVQIDGVDDMLIKISQCCKPVPGDEVIGFITTGIGISVHKADCPSLLATDPVRWVEVNWSSGDGQGRHRTELFLRAEDRKNLLADISSLISSDDADVIEFSSRTTSENIAEFRMVLEITDRNHLQKLLTHLQQMPDMIEVRRR from the coding sequence CCTGGGTACTCTTGAGGATGCCTATGCCTTTGCCCTTGCACGGCACAAGGTGCTTCTTCATTCCTCGGGAGGATCGTACATCAGCCACCTGCTGGATGTGGCCAATACTGTGGCCTCCATGCGATTGGATCTGGATACGATCATTGCAAGCCTGCTCCACGGTGTCCTAAAGGAAGGTGTTGCAACGCTCAAGGAGCTCGAAGAAAAATTCGGGCCTAATGTAGCCAATATCGTTAACGGAACCACCAGAATTACCAATGTTCGCTATGATTCCAAAATGGCCTACCAGGCGGAGAATATCCGCAAACTGTTTCTGGCTATGGGGTCAGATATCCGGGTTCTGCTGGTCAAGCTTGCTGACCGCCTCCACGACATGCTCCTCCTTCGTCGGGAAAGCGAAGACAAGCAGCGACAGCTGTCTCGGGAAACCATGGATCTCTATGCCCCACTGGCCAGTCGACTCGGTATAGACTGGTTAAAGCGTGAGCTTGAGGACCTCTCGTTTCAGTATCTTTTTCCGGCGGAATATAAGGAGTTGATGGGCCACCTAGTCAGCACCTTGGGAGAACGGGAAAAATATGTTGATGAAGTCATCGGCATTCTCCGCGATAAATTAAAAAAGAACGAGGTCATTCCGGTGCGGGTTATAGGGCGGCCCAAGCATCTGTATTCAATTTATAAAAAGCTGGTGGTCCAGAATATCCCGATTGAGCAGGTGTACGACAAGGTCGCCTTTCGTATCATCGTCAATACGGTCAAAGAGTGTTACGAGGCCCTGGGCACCATTCACGGCAACTGGACCCCGGTTCCAGGCCGGATCAAAGATTTCATCTCCGCACCCAAATCCAACAACTACCAGTCGCTGCACACCACGGTGGCCGGGCCGGGCGACCATTTTATCGAGATCCAGATTCGCACAGAGGAAATGGATCGGGTGGCCCAGGAAGGCGTTGCGGCCCATTGGGCCTATAAAGAAGGACAAAAGATCAACAACCGGGACGCCCGCCTCTTCAAGGATCTTAAAAAACTGGTCAAAAACCTCCAAGAAGTTGAAGATCCCAGCGAATTCCTTGACTCAGTGCGCGGAGAACTCTTTGACCCGGATGTCTATGCCCTGACGCCGAATGGCGAGGTGCGGGAGATGCCCAGGGGATCGACCCCTATTGATTTTGCCTATGCCATCCATACCGCTGTCGGTGATAAATGTACTGGAGCCAGAGTTAACGGCCGGCTGGTGCAGCTGAAATATGAACTGCAAAACGGCGACATCGTTGAGATCATCACCTCCAAAAATCAGCACCCCAAGCGGGCCTGGCTGCAATTGGTCAAGACCAGTCGGGCCCGAGCCAAGATCCGGCAATGGCTGCGAAGGGAGGATAAAGAGAAAACGCTGGAGGAAGGCCGAGAGATCTGTGAGCGGGAGCTGAAGCAGCTTGATACCAGCCTGAAAAAACTGATCAAGAGTGGTCATCTTCGTTTCTTATTGGAAGAACTGCGCTGCAACTCTCTGGATGACCTGCTGGCCAAGATGGGCATCGGAGCGATTACCGCCCGTCACCTTGAGCGTGCCCTGATCCCCAAGGAGATTCAACAACAGCAGGAAGAGCAGAGCCAGGAAGAAGAACTGCTGGAACTCATTGAGGTCGGGCAGCAGAAGCCTGCGCCCAGTTCTAAGGGTGTGGTCCAGATCGACGGTGTCGATGATATGCTGATCAAAATCAGCCAATGCTGTAAGCCGGTGCCGGGAGACGAGGTTATCGGTTTTATCACCACCGGGATAGGAATCTCCGTGCATAAGGCCGACTGTCCAAGCCTGCTGGCCACAGATCCGGTTCGCTGGGTTGAAGTCAACTGGTCCTCCGGCGATGGGCAGGGCAGACATCGAACAGAGCTGTTTTTGCGGGCAGAAGACAGGAAGAACCTGCTGGCTGATATCAGCTCGTTAATCTCCAGTGATGATGCCGATGTTATTGAGTTCAGCTCCCGGACAACCTCGGAGAATATTGCTGAGTTCCGAATGGTTCTGGAAATTACCGACAGAAACCATCTACAAAAGTTGCTGACTCATTTACAACAGATGCCGGATATGATCGAAGTACGCAGGCGGTAG